The Vigna unguiculata cultivar IT97K-499-35 chromosome 11, ASM411807v1, whole genome shotgun sequence genomic sequence acgtaCATAGAGATGTCACTTTATATGAACGGAAAAGGATGAATGTGAAGTCACAATTGCGTACAAAATCATTCTTGTTCTCAAATGTTCAATATAGCTTGATAAGAAAACAATGGAAAGAAGATAATCGCAATGTTGTAGCCAAGTGAGGATAAACGTGTCGCAATGTTCATGAACTTGCTCTAATTTTTGCAATTTGAAAAGTCCACACATCTAAATTTATTCTCTACCTTAATAGAGCATCTTCAAACCTCAGTCACATATTTTGCCATACAGGTCTACATTACCATCAACAAACATATATAACATTGTGTGGGCCAATTCAGTgcttcaaaatatcattttattaatattaacataagtTTATTAAACACtaaatagaagaaataaatagaaaacaaaaacaataataaaagaatggACCAAGTCCACTCTAAACAAaggtaaaataattttctatgtTTTTAGTTCTTGAATTTGGATGCGAAACTAAAATTTATCcttcttttaaattttgatatatttcggtctctaaacttaaaaatttattggatgtagttattttaatcacatgacatagattttgttgagtttattaaacGAAGTTCTAGGTGACATTTGAGTTTAAATGTGACAAACAATGTAAACAGTTTAAATGTCAATATATAATGTGTTTAATACATCAACAAAATTTAGCAAGATTTGACTAAAATGATTATATCGACTAATTTTTCAGGTTTAGAGACCAAATTgtacaaaagtttaaaataaaaaaaaattccaattttGTATCACGTTTAAAGACTAAAAAaccttttataataatataagtgTTGGTTCATCTAATGTTAAGTAGAGgagataaaaaactaaaaatattaatgaaagaGTGGGCCAAATTCACTCTTAGCagacacaaaaataattttttattactctAAACGTCAGTCTTGGATACGTTAAGTAGAGTGGGTGAAATGCAAAGGGGAGCTGCAACGCGGGATCTGCCGGAGATACCTTACCGGTTGGTGGAGGGAAAGATCCATAAACCTAttgccttaagattttgggttgagagtggtgtcagtgccTTATATAGTTGGGCtcaagtctcattggtgttgtatctccccagtgaaatCCTCTCCTTAAAAACCTATCATTATCATCgtttataattttcaaacacCACCACCAAtcacttcctttctttttttttctcatccttCTATTTTTATGCATTAAAACATTTATGTAAAAAGGAACACTTTGTAGATTTTGGTAATGATTAAATAATATGTGAtgctctttatatatatataacaataattttacttGTAAGTCTATCAACATTTAAATCTAAGgactaaataaatattaaaggcAAATTACATTGCATACATCTTGTTATCAATAGTTTTCTTCATTTCTGCTAAAACAAATTTCATGAGTATTATTGCAAAGAATGGCTAAAGTTTTGCATGTTATGAGACACGCTAAACTATAGGATAAATGGTTACAGCGACTCTGACAttggatgaaaataaatcaaaggGTAGGGGTTTTTAGGAACTAAAGTATATGAGTCTACGTAAAAATCAGAGAAAGATTcatgaattcatttttttttgttcttgaaGATGATATTAGTTCCTTAAGTAAATTTTActcattacaaaattaattttcataaccTATCTTTATTCTTTGCACACAAATGAGCAAAATGGAGGATTACAATACCACTAAATACGCTGGCAGCTACAGTTTCTGAACTGTTCGTCAAAACACCAACAAttatttaaagacaaaaaacatGTTTACACAGATTTCTCAAACATAGGAAATCCTACATTTGAATTGGTCAACCCTCCGTCTAACACAAGATTGTGAGCACTAACATACTTAGACTCATCACCTGCCAAGTAAAGAGCAGCTTCGGCCACATCGTTGGGCACAAGATAAGAACCTTTTAGGTTGGAATAAGCCTCACGAACTCCTTCTTCATCAAGATTGAAATATTTACTCAACAACGGTGTTGCAACCGCAAAAGGGGACACACAGTTCACACGAATACCGAACTGTCCAAGCTCCACCGCAGTGTTTTTCATCAGCCCCACAAGGCCATGCTTTGAACTGGTGTAGGCATGTGTAGCTCCTCCACCTATGCATCCCGCAACACTCGCTGTGTTAATTATGCACCCTCTTCTAGCAGGAATCATGACTCTTGCAGCGTGCTTTGTTCCCAGAAATGGACCAACCAGGTTCACACTTATCACTCtctcaaaatcagattttgtgTTGTCGAGTATGCTTCGTTTGAACTCGTCACCTGTACCAGCGTTATTAAACATGATGTCGAGCTTCCCGTACTTGGAAACTGCTGTGTCCACGCACTTTTCAACGTCTTCTTCCTTTGTCACATCGCAATGAACATATATTGCTGATTCCAACTCATTGCTGAGAGAAAGTCCCACATCGTCTTGAATATCAGCTATCACCACATGAGCTCCATGCTTAGAGAAGAGTCTTGCAGTGGCCTCACCTATGCCGCTGGCTCCACCGGTGATAATGGCTACTTTCCCCTCAAGCCTGCATGTCATGTTATGTTATCAAGATAACAATTCTCTGTTAATTTTTGGGTGTTTGATTGGTTTTAGAATCCTTACCTTTTAACTGCAACTGAGAGCACAGAACCATTCGCCATGAGTGAGGTTttggaatatatataaaacctGGAAAAGTTGTTTTGAAGTGTTCAACTTGATGTTCTTCTGAGCTTTCTTCTGTTCTAGCTTGGGTCTTATATAGACTACCTCCCATGCAAGAATCGAACATCATGTGTTTATCAGAACTtttaactcatttaaatttttaataatctttttttgtaactttaagttggattttataataatttttactaaaatataatattgttgCATCCATTCATGTCAATACAATTTATGAGactttaaaaaattgttggttTGTAGCACAATAATCTCatcaaaatgaaatatatttgtcTCAGTTTGAATCGAATACTATGGGCTATGAGATACCACTGATataaaatcttttctttttttaatatttcattcagaATTATGGAGAATCTTAAATTAGCATATTGCAAAATCCGTAAATGTTATAAAAAGCAACAAAGAGccttttaaactaaaaatgcattttttatatatatttaaattaaaaaataatatattaagtatttaaaatagtaatatattacaaattaaaaatttttttagCTCATTTAAGAAACATGTCACTTTACATGATCCCAAAAGGATGAATGCTTGCGTACAAATGcattcactcattttcaactgGTAATTTAACAATTACTTTGTAGATTTATAATATAGGAATATTAATAGTCttaatttcattcaaaattaaatatataaagtatcCAATAAAGAtggtatataaaaaatagtaatgaaTATAGTGACACGCTAAATGTAACTTTTAGAATTATTTCTAATCAAGACAACtgaaaaatatgtataaaaaggtaggtatttgataataaaaaaataaattacacaatagtatataatatctaaaaacaataatgataaaattttaaaactcaaattaaaaaaaaaaactaaaataattaatataaaaaaattaattatataactttttaaaattcttcGACTTTAAAATTCTTATACATGGTTTTATGCATTCCCACATGACACGCCTCACTCCCCAATTGGTTCATTCATATATTAGATAAGATAAGAAGTTCCAATCAATTATGAACTTAGGGATTTTAATGAGAAGTCCCAACAATACAGACTCTGCTTCTCACCtcataaaatgagaaaataagtGTCCATTTAAAAATGCAAGATTTCTTTCAAAAATAGAGATAAGATAAAGTATGCTTAAAAACATATGATTCTTTTCGTAATAAAGTCGTTTTCTTAATCACTACTTTtccattataaaaatttataaataaaaaagaaattgaattggatattttcataaaagacccataaaaaaatgtcaattgtatcattttttttaaggaaaagtatatattataagtGGTGACTATCTTCTTTCATGAGAAAAACATAATTAGTGTGCAAATAATTCAAAGGACAGTTGTTGTCATGCATAGTTGCCCTAAAAACTTAGGGTGGTGCAAACTCTATAAAGAGGTTGTTCTAGATACATCAACAATAATGatttatatactatatttttttttatagatataagGATCAAAACCAACGATTCAACAAAAAATGCATAGCAAAATCCATGAGAAAGGTGTGGTAATTTTATATAGGAAAATGATAggttaacaattttttcttttataaatgacAAACTACCTATTTAggtaaaaaatactaatttattactttattttagttaaaaaataaaatataaatctattttaattttatttatggaaattttatcaaatttgtcaaaaaataattttttttatatatcgaAACGTGTGGATGAAAgaatataaaatcaataatttcatCCAACGTGGCTTTAGTTTGCAATCAAATGCCAAAATAGGCCAGCTCATATTAAGATTACTACCTCTATGgaacttgaacaaaaaatttagaagtattaaattaaacttttttatatataaattaatttttttaattaaataataaaaacttttctttttctttgcttAAACATTTTTCTAAGAGTGATTAGAGTTCatactaatttggaaaaaatttaatttcaaagaaACATTGTAGTAAGAAaatcataaatctaaaatacataaatcataataaaatattaatctcatgaaagatattataatcttatatttatatctttacttttctttctattttcataaatggcttactaaaaaaataatcttataaTCAGAGACAGAATCATAATTCTTTTGATTAACCCACatccaaaagaaaataaaatgggaGGAGTGTGGACATTAAACATGTCACTAGAAACATGTACTTGGTCCAAAGTggtgtaaaaatgaaaatggtaCCGTGTAGATAGCAAAAAGAATTGGGCTTAGTTGGTCCGTTGAAAGGAAgggtaaaaattaaaaaatgaaggaTGAGGTTTGAAAATGGTGAAAATAAGAGTTGCaaacagcaaaaaaaaaaaaatatatatatatatatatatatatatatatatatataatttttcttttcatgcaCTAAGGTCTGCTTCCTATCCTCGTATCCTTCCCCCATAGTAATGCGAAAAGTCATTGTTCTTCATGAGTGCCACAAAGTATTTTCACTTCTATTTTCCATAGCATTTTTCTTATACTTCAATTAAAAggttatagttttttattaccAGTTTATTTTTAGTGGCTGTTAAcggttaataatataatttcctTATATTATTTGTcactataatttatatattattttaatatttttattttaattgccTTGTAAAAGGTTCTTTTTTATAGGTAAGTCCTTTTCATTTTTGTGTGAAAGGAAGAATCAGATTTTTAGCTTACTCAAAGCACACGGATATTTTACTACTTCACAgccatttatttgtttaaaaaaaaaaatcaaatacgtTTGTACAtgtcattatatttttaaattttgcacACATAATTATGAATTTTCCTTCTTAGTGCAACCTTTTTCTTTGTAAAACCGGATCTTTTTACTAAAATTGTTTTCCATCATTTTGTTACTTTTAGGTATATTAAGTGCAGTTGACAAcctattgatttaatttatgcCACTGATATTTTTCATTCCCTCCGCCTCCTGTGTTCtccactaaaaaatataaaacaaaatatactattattttatcactcaataaatctttataatataaaacacaTTTCCATCGTAacacatgtttattttttttcacaagaaTGAGCAAAATGGCTAGATTTGAGTGAGGATTGTAATATCCACCAAATCTATTGCCTTCTTTCTTCACATATGTCGGAAGCTACGGTTTCTGAACTGTCC encodes the following:
- the LOC114168853 gene encoding secoisolariciresinol dehydrogenase-like; this encodes MANGSVLSVAVKRLEGKVAIITGGASGIGEATARLFSKHGAHVVIADIQDDVGLSLSNELESAIYVHCDVTKEEDVEKCVDTAVSKYGKLDIMFNNAGTGDEFKRSILDNTKSDFERVISVNLVGPFLGTKHAARVMIPARRGCIINTASVAGCIGGGATHAYTSSKHGLVGLMKNTAVELGQFGIRVNCVSPFAVATPLLSKYFNLDEEGVREAYSNLKGSYLVPNDVAEAALYLAGDESKYVSAHNLVLDGGLTNSNVGFPMFEKSV